One Vespa crabro chromosome 1, iyVesCrab1.2, whole genome shotgun sequence genomic region harbors:
- the LOC124431695 gene encoding heat shock protein 75 kDa, mitochondrial, with protein MAASFRLRHAIKLGKLFPKRITYNVERKIIERTCRQLAVIPGNHIRCLSSQTATQSSTEYHNIIQDTEKVTGEKAKHDFQSETQMLLQIVAKSLYSDKEVFVRELISNASDALEKLRYLRLSNTEVGEVAGDRNLEIHIATDKQNRILTIQDTGIGMTHEELISNLGTIARSGSKAFLEQIKDKQNEGDPSKIIGQFGVGFYSAFMVADKVEVYTKSYANDADGFCWSSDGSGSFEISQAEGVQPGTKIVIHLKPDSREFCDESVIKGIITKYSNFVGSPIYVNGQRANTIQPLWMLDPKDITPLQHTEFYRFIGNCFDTPRFILHYTTDVPLSIKALLYFPEEKPGLFDLAKDTAGGVSLYSRKILIKNKAENLLPKWLRFVKGVVDSEDIPLNLSRELLQNSILIGKLRNVLTARILKFLQDRSVKQAEDYSKFYKEYGLFLKEGIVTSNEQSEKEDIGKLLRFESSATSPGELISLPQYCSRFAQDQKYIYYLSAPSRTLAEQSPYYESLKKRNLEVLFCYEPYDELVLMHLRQFNSHNLVSVEKEMRDNSDATKTENLGIINKEEMDSLVSYMQNLLKKKAYEVKMTNRLESHPCVVTVQDMASARHFIRTQSHQLNEETRYNILQPRFEINPSHPLIKKLCQLTKNDSKLADLLIQQLFMSAMVGAGLIEDPRILLNPMNELLTLALEKH; from the exons ATGGCGGCGTCCTTTCGGCTTCGGCATGCGATAAAATTAGGAAAATTGTTTCCTAAACGAATAACTTATAATGTCGAAAGAAAGATTATTGAACGAACATGTAGACAACTTGCcg TAATTCCTGGTAACCACATACGTTGTTTGTCATCACAAACAGCAACTCAGTCTTCGACtgaatatcataatataatacaagatACAGAAAAAGTTACag gaGAAAAAGCTAAACATGACTTTCAGTCAGAGACTCAGATGTTATTGCAGATCGTTGCAAAATCATTGTATTCTGATAAAGAG gtaTTTGTTCGTGAATTGATATCTAATGCCAGTGATGCTTTGGAAAAATTAAGATATCTTAGATTAAGTAACACTGAAGTTGGTGAAGTAGCTGGTGATAGAAATTTAGAAATTCACATTGCTACTGATAAACAAAATCGTATATTAACTATCCAAGATACAGGAATTGGTATGACACATGAAGAATTAATATCCAATTTAGGAACAATTGCTCGTTCTGGTTCCAAA GCATTCTTGGAACAAATCAAAGATAAGCAAAATGAAGGAGATCCATCTAAAATTATTGGACAATTTGGAGTTGGTTTTTATAGTGCATTCATGGTAGCAGACAAAGTTGAAGTTTATACTAAATCTTATGCAAATGATGCTGACGGTTTTTGTTGGTCATCTGATGG ATCTGgatcttttgaaatatcaCAAGCAGAAGGTGTGCAACCAGGTACTAAAATTGTCATACATTTAAAACCTGACTCTCGTGAATTTTGTGATGAAAGTGTAATTAAAG GTATCATTACGAAGTACAGTAATTTTGTAGGTAGTCCTATTTATGTTAATGGTCAAAGAGCTAATACAATACAg cCTCTGTGGATGCTTGACCCAAAAGATATTACGCCTCTACAACACACAGAGTTTTACCGATTTATTGGAAACTGTTTTGATACTCCAAGATTCATATTACATTATACGACCGACGTACCATTGAGTATAAaagcattattatattttccggAAGAAAAGCCAGGTCTATTTGATTTAGCTAAAGACACAGCTGGAGGAGTATCATTGTACAgtcgaaaaattttaattaaaaataaagcgGAAAATCTTTTACCTAAATGGTTACGTTTTGTAAAAGGTGTCGTTGATTCAGAAGACATTCCTCTTAATTTAAGTCGCGAATTGTTACAAAATAGTATTTTAATTGG AAAATTACGCAACGTACTTACGGCTCGTATATTAAAGTTTTTGCAAGATCGATCTGTAAAACAAGCTGAAGACTatagtaaattttataaagaatatggattatttttaaaagagggTATTGTTACTAGCAATGAGCAATCAGAGAAA GAAGATATAggaaaattattaagattCGAATCATCTGCAACTTCTCCAGGAGAGTTAATTAGTCTTCCACAATATTGTAGCCGTTTTGCTCaagatcaaaaatatatatactatttgtCAGCACCTAG TCGTACATTAGCGGAACAATCACCGTACTACGAATCTCttaaaaaacgaaatcttgaagttttattttgttatgaaCCTTATGATGAATTAGTTTTGATGCATCTAAGACAATTTAATTCTCACAATTTAGTATCAGTTGAAAAAGAGATGAGAGATAATAGCGACGCCACTAAGACAGAAAATTTAG gtattattaataaggaaGAAATGGATAGTCTCGTAAGTTACATGCAAAATCTTCTGAAGAAAAAGGCTTATGAAGTTAAAATGACGAATCGCCTTGAATCACATCCTTGTGTAGTCACTGTTCAGGATATGGCTAGTGCGAGGCATTTTATACGCACGCAGAGTCATCAATTAAATGAAGAAACGCGCTACAATATTCTTCAACcgagatttgaaattaatcCATCTCAtccattaattaaaaaactttGTCAACTAACGAAAAATGATTCAAAACTTGCGGATCTTCTGATACAACAA TTGTTCATGAGTGCAATGGTCGGTGCAGGATTGATTGAAGATCCACGCATACTATTAAATCCGATGAATGAATTACTAACGTTGGCTTTGGAGAAACACTAA